The nucleotide window GGCGCCCTCGCCGTCGGCTCCCGGGTCAACCTCGAACGGCCCATGGCCGTCGGCGAGCGCCTCGGCGGGCACATCGTGCAGGGCCACGTGGACGGCACGGGCGAGGTCCTCGAGCGCAAGCCGTCCGAGAACTGGGAGATCGTGAAGATCTCCCTGCCCGCGGACCTCTCGCGCTACGTCGTCGAGAAGGGCTCCATCACCGTCGACGGCATCAGCCTCACCGTCGTCGACGCCGGCCCCGACTTCTTCACCGTCAGCCTGATCCCGACGACCCTCGACCTGACCACGCTGGGCCGCAAGCAGCCCGGCGACCCGGTCAACCTCGAGGTCGACGTGATCGCCAAGTACGTCGAACGGCTGCTCGGCCCGCGGGGAGAGCAGGCGGCCGCGCTGCCCGGTACCGGCCCCGGCACCGGTACCGGTACTGACCTCGGCACCGGCCCCGGCATCCAAGGAGCGACACGGTGAACTGGCTCAACTCCGAGGCCTTCACGCTCTTCGACCAGCACATCAAGTGGGCCGACATGATCGGCAACGTGATCGGGCTGATCGGCCTCGCCCTCGGCTGGCGGCGCTCGATATGGACCTGGCCCGTCCAGTTCCTCTCCGGCGCCATCCTCCTCGCCGCCTTCGCCACCGCCCACCTCTCGGGCAGCGCGGGCAAGCAGCTGGTGGTCATGGCCGTCGCGCTGTGGGGCTACCGGCAGTGGAACCGCGGCAGGGGCGGCGCGCAGGACGGCTCCATCGCCGTCCGGTTCGCCACCTGGCGCGAGCGCGGCCTGCTGCTCGGCGCCGCGGCCGTGGGCACCGTCGCGGTCGCGAGCCTGTTCACCGCGTACCCGTCGCTCTCCTGGGACCCCTGGCCCGACGCGTACATCTTCGTCGGCACGGTCGTCGCGATGTACGCCCAGGCCCGCGGCATGGTCGAGTTCTGGTTCGCCTGGCTGCTCGTCGACCTGGTGGGCGTGCCGCTGAACTTCGCCAACGGCTTCGCGTTCTCCGGATTCGTCTACATCATCTACGGCGCGCTCGTCCTGTGGGGCATGCGCGACTGGTGGCTGCGCTCCCGCAAGGCCGGGCAGCCCTCCCTGGAAGGAGCTCCGGCATGACGAGCGCACCCGTCTGGTACAGCACCGGACATGATCAGGACACCTCCGACTTCGCCCTCGACCCGGTGGAGAAGGCCGTCGCGGACATCGCCGCCGGCCGCCCCGTCGTGGTCGTCGACGACGAGGACCGGGAGAACGAGGGCGACCTCGTCATGGCCGCCGAGAAGGCGACCCCCGAGATCATCGCCTTCATGATGAGCGAGTGCCGCGGTCTGATCTGCGCGCCCATGGAGGGCGACGAGCTCGACCGCCTCCAGCTGCCGCAGATGGTCGAGAACAACACCGAGTCGATGCGCACCGCCTTCACGGTCTCCGTCGACGCCGGCCCCGCCTTCGGGGTCACCACGGGCATCTCCGCCACCGACCGCGCCACCACGCTCCGGCTGCTCGCCGGCGGGCGGGCCGGGGCCGCCGACCTCGTACGGCCCGGCCACATCTTCCCGCTGCGCGCCAAGCCCGGCGGCGTGCTCGTCCGCAACGGCCACACCGAGGCCGCCGTCGACCTCGCCCGGCTCGCGGGCCTGCGGCCGGCCGGCGCCATCGTCGAGATCGCGGGCGAGGACGGGCGGATGCTGCGCCTGCCCGAGCTGATCCCGTTCGCCCGCAAGCACGGACTGACGATCATCTCCATCGAGGACCTGATCGCCTACCGCCGCACCGCCGAGCCCACGGTCCGCCGCGAGGCGAAGACCGAACTGCCCACCGCCTTCGGTGACTTCACGGCCTACGGCTACCGCTCCACCGTCGACGGCGTCGAGCACGTCGCCCTCGTCCACGGGGAGATCGGCGACGGCGACGACGTCCTGGTGCGCGTCCACTCCGAGTGCCTCACCGGCGACGTCTTCCACTCGCTGCGCTGCGACTGCGGCCCCCAGCTCGAGACCTCCCTGCAGCGCATCCAGGCCGAGGGCCGCGGTGTCGTCGTCTACCTCCGCGGCCACGAGGGGCGCGGCATCGGGCTGCTGTCCAAGCTGCGCGCGTACGAACTCCAGGAGCGCGGCCGCGACACCCTCGACGCCAACCTGGAGCTGGGCCTGCCCGCCGACGCCCGCGACTACGCGGCCGGTGCGCAGATCCTTCAGGACCTCGGTGTCCGCAGCCTGCGGCTGATGACCAACAACCCCGACAAGACCGACGCGCTCGTCCGCCACGGCCTCCAGGTCACCGACCGCGAGCCGATGCCCGTGACCGCGGGCGAGCACAACCTCCGGTACCTGCGCACCAAGCGGGACCGGATGGGGCACGACCTGCCCTGGCTGGACACGCCCACCGTGTCGGCCTGCGGCAACCAGTGACACGGCAACCGGTGACGGAACAGCACGAGGAGACACAGACGTGAGCGGCAAAGGCGCACCCGAACTGTCCGTACGCAACTGCGGTGACCTGCGGGTCGCCGTCGTCGCGGCACAGTGGCACGAGAAGGTCATGGACGGACTCGTCGACGGCGCGCTGCGCGCCCTCGGTGAACTGGGCATCGACGAACCCACCCTCCTGCGGGTCCCCGGCAGCTTCGAGCTGCCGGTCGTCGCCAAGGTCCTCGCGGGCCGCGGCTACGACGCGGTCGTCGCGCTCGGCGTCGTCATCCGCGGCGGCACCCCGCACTTCGAGTACGTGTGCCAGGGCGTCACCCAGGGCCTCACCCAGGTCTCCGTCGACACCGGTGTCCCCATCGGTTTCGGGGTGCTGACCGTCGACACCGAGGAGCAGGCCCTGGACCGCGCGGGCCTGGAGGGCTCGAACGAGGACAAGGGGCACGAGGCGGTGACGGCGGCCGTGGCGACCGCGGCCACGCTGCGCTCGGTATCCGAACCCTGGCGCTGACGTAGGCCCGCGACCGCGTAGGGTGAGGACCACCATGTCCAAGAAGACTTTCGAGGAGCTCTTCACCGAGCTCCAGCACAAGGCAGCCACCGGCGACCCCGCCACCTCCCGCACCGCGGAACTGGTCGGCAAGGGGGTCCATGCCATCGGCAAGAAGGTCGTCGAAGAGGCCGCCGAGGTCTGGATGGCCGCGGAGCACGAGGGCAAGGAGGCAGCCGCCGAGGAGATCTCGCAGCTGCTCTACCACGTCCAGGTGATGATGGTCGCCCGCGGCATCACCCTGGACGACGTGTACGCCCACCTCTGAGCCGTCGCCCCTCTTGCCGCACCCGCACATACGCATCCGCACGCACGCACGCACGCACGCACCCGCACGAACGAAGGAAGCCGACCTCATGCTGCGCATCGCCGTCCCCAACAAGGGTTCCCTGTCAGGTCCCGCGGGGGAGATGCTGCATGAGGCCGGCTACCAGCAGCGCCGGGAGGCCAAGGAGCTGCGGATCGTCGACCCGGAGAACGAGGTCGAGTTCTTCTACCTCCGCCCCCGCGACATCGCGATCTACGTCTCCTCCGGCCGCCTCGACATCGGCATCACCGGCCGTGACCTGCTCATCGACTCCGCGGCCGAGGCCGAGGAGATCCTGCCCCTCGGCTTCGCCCGCTCCACCTTCCGCTTCGCCACCAAGCCCGGCACCGCCGGCTCCGTCGAGGACCTCGCGGGCAAGACCGTCGCCACCTCGTACGAGGGCATCGTCGCCAAGTACCTGGCCGACCAGGGCGTCGACGCCTCCGTCGTACACCTCGACGGCGCCGTCGAGACGGCCATCGAGCTCGGCGTCGCCGAGGTCATCGCGGACGTCGTCGAGACCGGCACCTCGCTGCGCAACGCGGGCCTCGAGGTGTTCGGCGAGCCGATCATGAAGTCCGAGGCCGTCGTCATCCGCCGTACCGGCGCGCCCGCCACCGAGGACGCCGAGCCCAAGGTCCAGCAGTTCCTGCGCCGTCTGCAGGGCGTCCTCGTGGCGCGGACCTACGTGATGATGGACTACGACTGCCGCGTCGAGCAGCTGGAGAAGGCCGTCGCGCTCACCCCGGGCCTGGAGTCGCCGACGGTCTCGCCGCTGCACAACGAGGGCTGGGTCGCCGTGCGCGCCATGGTCCCGTCCAAGGAGGCCCAGCGGATCATGGACGACCTGTACGACATCGGCGCCCGGGCCATCCTGACCACGGCCATCCACGCCTGCCGCCTCTGAGCACCGCGAGGAACCGCTTCCCATGTCCGACGCACCAGAACCGCCCGCCCTCCCCGTGACCTTCCGGCCCGGGCGTACCCGAGCCGTGCTGCTGACCGCCGGCGCCGCGATCTTCGTGGTCATCACCACAGTGGCGCTGCTGCTCGAGAAGCTCAGCCCCGGGGAGCGGCTCAGCTTCGTCTTCACCGCGGCGCTGCTCTTCGGCGTGCTCGTGCTGCTGGCCCGCCCGAAGGCCGTCGCCGACGACTCCGGGGTCACCGTCGTCAACATCGTCAGTGCGCGGCGACTGGCCTGGGCGGAGATCCTGCAGGTCAACCTGCGTCCGGGGGACCCCTGGGTCTTTCTGGACCTCAGCGACGGCACCAGTCTGCCCGTGCTCGGCATCCAGCCGGGCATCGCCAAGCAGCACGCCATCCGCGACGCCCGTGCGCTGCGGGCCCTCGTCGAGGCCCACTCGCTCGGCGGCCGCGACGGGCGGCACGACGAACATCACGGCTGACTCCCGGCCTTCCACCCTGCCGCACGGGCCCGAGTCTTGATTAATCTGTCGGTGGAGGCGTTTTCGTTGCGCCTTTGCCCTGACTTCCCACCCGGGACCCAGAGGCCCCCTGCTATTCGAGGAGTGACTCCCTCCAGCGATGGACGGATCGTCCTGTAGTACCTGCGCCGCCCCCTCCCGACCCATCGAGGCGGCGGCATGACCATCCCCCTGCTGCTCCTCGGGGCGGCGTTCCTGTTGATCCTCGCCAACGGCTTCTTCGTGGCGGCCGAGTTCGGCCTCGTCACGGTGGAACGCCCCGACGCCGAGAAGGCCGCGGCCGAGGGCGACCGACGGGCCCGTACCGTCGTGAACTCCCTCAAGGAGCTGTCCTTCCAGCTCTCCGGCACCCAGCTCGGCATCACCATCACCTCGCTGGTCGTCGGCATGCTCGCCGAGCCGGCACTCGCCGAACTGCTGCACGGCCCCTTCACCGCCCTCGGCATCCCCGGGGGCGCCGTGTCCGGTGTCGCCGTGGTCGTCGGCATGCTGCTGGCCTCGGCCGTGCAGATGGTGATCGGCGAACTCGTGCCCAAGAACTGGGCGGTGTCCAGGCCCCTGCAGGTCGCGCGGTTCGTCGCCGGTCCGCAGCACGTCTTCTCGACCGTGTTCCGGCCGGTGATCGCCGCCCTGAACTCCGTCGCCAACCGGCTCGTCCGGCTTCTCGGCGTCGAACCCGCCGTGGAGCTGGCCTCCGCCCGTACGCCGGGCGAGCTGGTCTCCCTGGCCCGGCACTCGGCCCAGGCCGGCACCCTGGAACAGGACACCGCCGACCTGTTCGTCCGCACGCTCTCGCTGGCCGACCTCACCGCGCAGCACGTCATGACCCCCCGGGTGAAGGTCAGCGCCCTCCAGTCCTCCGCGACCGCCGAGGACGTCGTCAACCTCACCCGCGCCACCGGCCTCTCGCGCTTCCCCGTCTACCGGGAGCGGATCGACGAGATCGTCGGCATGGTGCACCTGAAGGACGCCCTCGCGGTGGCCTCGCACGACCGGCTGCGCACGCCGGTCACCAGGATCGCCCAGACCCCGCTGCTCGTCCCGGAGACACTGCCGGTGCAGCCCCTCCTGGAACGGCTGCGCAACGAGCAGCCCATCGCCGTCGTGGTCGACGAGTACGGCGGCACGGCCGGTGTCGTCACCCTGGAGGACATCGTCGAGGAACTCGTCGGCGAGGTCCGCGACGAGCACGACGGTCAGGACGTGCCGGAACTGGCCGCGGCGCCGCCCGAGGACGGCCGCCCCGCCTGGGACGCCGACGGCAGCTGCCGCGTCGACCTCCTCCTGCGCATCGGCCTGGAGGTCCCCGAGGGTCCGTACGAGACCGTCGCGGGCCTCGTCGCCGACCTGCTCGGACGCATCCCCGCCCCCGGCGACCGGGCCGAGCTGCCCGGCTGGCGCCTCTCGGTGCGCCAGGTCGGGCACTACCGCGCGGAGCGGGTCCGGCTGGTCAGGACCGCCGGCGCGGGATCCGGCCCGGCGTCCGACCCCGTTCCCGCCACCGGATCCGTTTCCGCATCCGCGCCCGTGTCCGCCGCCGCGGTGGAGGCCGTCCGATGAGTGTGCTCCAGCTCCTGTTCGCCGGCCTGCTCGTGCTCGCCAACGGATTCTTCGTCGGCGCCGAGTTCGCCCTGGTCTCCGTCCGGCGCAGCCAGATCGAACCGCTCGGCACGGCACGGGCCCGGCAGGTCATGTACGGCCTGGAGAACCTGCCGCACATGATGGCCGCCGCGCAGTTCGGCATCACCATGTGCTCGCTGACGCTCGGCGCCGTCGCCGAGCCCACCGTGGCGCACCTCCTGGAGCCGGTCTTCCACGCCGTGCACCTGCCCGAGGGCATGATCCACCCGCTCGGGTACGTCATAGCCCTCGCCGCGGTCGTCTTCCTGCACCTGGTGGTCGGCGAGATGCTGCCGAAGAACCTGGCGATGGCCGCCCCCGAGAAGACCGCGCTGTGGCTCAGCCCCGGCCTGGTCGCCTTCGCCCGCCTGTGCAAGCCGGTCACGATCACCCTCGGCGCCTGTGCCCGGGTCGTCCTGAAGCTCTTCCGCGTCGAGCCCAAGGACGAGGTCGAGGCGGTCTTCACCAGCGAGCAGCTCAACCGGCTCGTGGAGGACGCCGGCCAGGCCGGTCTCCTGGAGCCGGGGGAGCAGGAACGCCTGGAGGACGCCCTGGAGCTGGGCTCCCGCCCGGTCACGGACGTCCTCCTGGACCGGGAGTCCCTGGTCAGCGTGGGCCCCTCGGTCACCCCGGGCCAGGTCGTCGCGCTCACCGCCCGCACCGGGTACTCGCGGTTCCCGGTGGTCGCGGAGAACGGCGCCTTCATGGGCTACCTGCACGTGAAGGACGTACTCGACCTGGAGGAGTCCGAGCGGGCGGTGCCGCAGCAGGTGTGGCGTCCCATGACGACCCTCAGCGCCGAGCTGCCCCTGGACGACGCCCTGACCGTGATGCGCCGCGCCGCGACCCATCTGGCCCAGGTCGCCGACGCGGCCGGCCGGGTCCTGGGGCTGGTGGCCCTGGAGGACGTCCTGGAACTCCTGGTGGGCGAGGTGAAGGACCCGGCCCACCGAAAGCCCCCGCCACCCCGGGCACCAGAACCCGCACAACAGGCCCTGGCCGGCTGACACGGCATCCCCGCGCCCCCGCTGCTCAGGGGCGCGGGGAACTGCGCGACAAGCCACGACGCACCCGCACCCGCGAGATGGCCGCCGGCCCCACCCCGGTGGGCGCACCTCACCCCCCGGAGGGCCCCCGCCCCGACAGGACCTCCCCGTACGCCTGCATCAGGTCGGCCAGCCGCAGCGTGGACAGGTCGTCCCGGGTGAGGTGCCCCGGATAGCCCGACAACCGCAGATCCCGGTACGCGCAGCTCTTCTCGTACAGCGTCCGCAGGAACCGTCCGTTGCCCAGTTCGTCGATCCACCCCTGGTCGACGACGTGCCCGCTGATGGACCGCAGCTCGTCGAGCGTCTCCTCGTCCCACACGTCGCCGTTCTCCGCGGCCAGCACCTCACCGATCGAGGTGAGTTCGAGCGGCCGGTACGAGGGGAAGTCGACCCGGGTCGTGAAACGCGAGGACAGCCCGGGGTTGGCGGCCAGCAGCCGGTCCATGCCCTCCGGATAGCCCGCGAGGATCACCACCAGGTGGTCCCGGTTGTCCTCGGCCCGCTTGAGCAGGACCTGCAGCGCCTCGTCCCCGTACGCGTCGCCCTTGCCGTACCCCGAGTTGGACAGCGCGTAGGCCTCGTCGACGAAGAGCACCCCGCCGATCGCGGAGTCGATCAGCTCGTTGGCCTTCACGGCGGTCTGGCCGAGGTACTCGCCCACCAGATCGGCCCGCTGCGCCTCGACGAGGTGGTCGCCGCCGAGCAGCCCGAGCGCGTAGAAGACCCGCCCCAGGATGCGGGCCACGGTGGTCTTCCCCGTCCCGGAGGGCCCGGAGAAGACGAAGTGCCGTTTCGGCGGCTGTACCGGCAGCCCCTGCCCGGCCCGCAGCCGCGCCATGTTCAGCTGCGCGGAGAGCGCCTTCACCTGCCGTTTCACCGGTTCGAGGCCGACCATGCGCTCCAGCTCGGAGAGTGCCTCCTCGAGCAGCGCGGGATCGGTGGGCCCGGTCGGCAGGTGCGGTGGCGCCACCGGGACGACGGCCTTCTCCCGGACCCGGTCGGACCCGGGTCCCCGCGCGCCGGGCGGCGGCAGGTCCGGCTCGGACAGCTTCAGGTCCCGGCCCTCGGCGCCGAACAGCGGGTCGATGCCGTCCGGCCCGTCCAGCATGTCCTGACCGGCCCCGGTGAGCGTGATCGCCGCGAGGTCGGCCGTCTCGTCGTACCCGTCGCCCTCGGAGATCGCGGCGAGCCGGGCCGAGGTATCCATGAACGCGGGGTCGATCCTGTGCACCGCCCGGTACAGGGGCAGGGCCGCCGCGGAGCGGCCCGTGCCCTCGTGCGCCCGCGCCAGCCAGTACCGCAGCTCCTTGCGCTGCGGCTGCTCGCTGCGGCAGCGCATGAGCGCGGACGACAGCAGCGGCTCGGCCTGTCCGTACATCTCCAGGCGGACGCGGGCCATGCCGCCGAACAGTCCCGCCTCGATGCCCAGCATCGGATCGTCGGTCAGCGGGTCCGTGTGCCGGACCAGCTGCTCCCAGTCCTTGACCAGATAGGCGCGGCAGGCGTGCAGGAACCGCACCTGGGGATCCGTGTCCACCGGGGGCAGGCCGGCCAGCGCCCGGTCCAGTTCCGGGACATGGCGTCCGTCGAGCCAGTGCGAGGCGTGCGCGAGCAGCAGGTCCCGGGGCGACTCCAGCACCGGCTGCACCCACCAGCCCAGCCAGTACCAGGAGTTGAGCGTGCGCCGGTGACGGCCGCGCTGCTCCCCGAAGCGGTCGCGGTGCCGGAACATCCGCAGCAGCGCGGTCGTCGTGTCGATGCGCAGTGCGTGCAGTCCGAGCCAGCCGTCCGCCATGCCGGGGTCCATCCGGACCGCGGTGCGGAACTCCTCCTCCGCCTGCGGATAGGCCCCCATCGTGTAGGCGTCCACACCCCGCAGCCAGGCGAGGTCGGCCGGGGCCTCGGGGCCCTGCGTGCCGAAGTCCATCACGTCCCCCACAAACCGTGCCCCCGTTGCTCACCGGGCGGGCCGGTGCCCGTCGGCAGTTTCGTCGAACCGCTGTGCCGCGGACGGGAGTTGCATGCGGTGCGAAGAGCAGCCGTCCGAAGGTCGCACCAAGAGGCATCGTACCTGCGGGGGAGCACCGCGCCGTAGGGTGCCGCACGACGGGTTCTTCGAGGTGGGAGCGCACGGGGCGCACTCGGGACGGTCACTCAGGGTGAGCGAAATGCGCCTCGGGGCGTCCGGTGGGTGCCCGGACGCAGAACGAAGCCCCCGATCACGGGGGAACAATCGGGGGCTTCGCGTTTTCGGGGCGGCCTCGAGGGGCCGCACATTGAGAACGTAAGACCTGTACGGCCCGCCGGTCAAGCCGAGTTGGAGGACTCAGGCAACTTCTTGGGCGGCCGTCTTCACACGTTCACCACATAGGGGCCGACCCGTCACGTTCCGTGACGGAGGGCTCCCGTACGGGCATCCCGGCAGGTCCCGGGAGTACCTCGTATCCGTCCGAACACTGCCGTACCAGAAGGCCGGCGAACGGCTCCGAAGGGTCCTGCGTGAAGTGCCGGCGCTCCGCGGGGACCCATTTCTCCCAGAAGTCCCGCTGCGGCGCACCGTCCCGGCGCCGCCCACGCGCCCAGGCGTCCTCGTGCGGCACCTCCATCCACAGCAGCCGCGCCAGATGCGGACGCAACGCGCTGCGGCCCGCACCGACCCCCTCGACGAGGATCACGGGCGCGGGCGCGAGGGTCCGGGACGGCCCGAAGGCGCGCAGTCGCCAGTCGTACGGGCGGTAGTGCGCACTCTCGCCCCGCCGCAACGGCTCGACGACCTCCCGCAGCAGCCGGTCCAGCCACGCGAAGAGCTCCTCGTGGGTGGCGATGTCGTCCAGGTGCAGCACGGGAGCGCCGCCCAGCGCCTCGGCCAGGCGGCCCGCGAACGTCGTCTTGCCCGATCCCGCGTGCCCGTCCACACCGACGAGCCGGACGGGGCCGCAGGAGGGCGGCAGCCGGAGCAGCCGGGGGGCGAGGGTGCGGAGGTCGATGAGGGGTCCCGGGGCGCGGAGGAGGGCATACGCAGTGCGGAGGAACATTCTACCGACGCCGGAACGCGGTGGACCGGACCTGCCGGACGCCCGGGATCCGCCAGTGGTCTCGACCAATATTGGTCGACGCCGCGACGCCCGAAGTGCTGGCAGAAGCCGTGATCGCGTTCCATAGTTGGCGCACACCCACCGCTTCCGGACACTGGGGGTCCCTCGTCCATGACCAGAGCTGAACAGCCGTCCCGCAGAACCGTCCTGGCCGCCGCGGTGGCCGCGGCCGCAGCCGGAGCGGCGGGCCCGGCGGCCGCCGCCGACACGGCGGGCCGCACCGCGAAGACCCCGGCCGCCGCCGGGTCGAAAGCGCCCGCCGGCCTCGTGGACAACCACGCCTGGACCTCGTACGCCGACTGGCGCGCCGGTACCGCGGAGGGGACCCGTGCCGTGCCGGGGGTGCGCCCCGGCCTGGAGATCAGGACTCCCCAGGGCCGCACCGACTACCCGGACCCGCACACCGGCACGACCGCCACCTGGGAGTACGCGCGCTGGACCTCGCCCGTCCACCGCCTCGCCGTCCCCGCCACCGAGGTCATCGCCTCCTGGAACGCGCGGACCCCGGCGGGCACCTGGCTGCAGGCCGAGCTGACGGGCACGTACTCCGACGGCACCGACACCCCCTGGTACGTGATGGGCCGCTGGGCCGCGGGCGACCAGGACATCCGGCGCACCTCGGTGGACGACCAGAGCGACGGGAGGAGCAGCGTCTGGACGGACACCTTCGCCATCGACGACGCCGCCTCCGGGCTGCGCCTGGTGTCGTACCGGCTGCGGCTGACCCTGTACCGCAAGCCCGGTACCAAGGTCACGCCGACCGTGTGGCGGCTCGGCGCGATGGGCTCCGACGTCCCGGACCGCTTCACCGTCCCGGCGTCGGCGCCCGGCCTCGCGCGGGAGCTGGCGGTGCCGCGCTACTCGCAGGAGATCCACGCGGGCCAGTACCCCGAGTACGACAACGGCGGCGAGGCCTGGTGCAGCCCCACCTCCTCCCAGATGATCATCGAGTACTGGGGGCGCAGGCCTTCCGCCGAGGCGCTGTCCTGGGTCGACCCGGCGTACGCGGACCCGCAGGTGTGCCACGCGGCACGGTTCACCTTCGACTACCAGTACGACGGCTGCGGCAACTGGCCCTTCAACGCCGCGTACGCGGCCACGTACAAGGACCTCCAGGGCGTGGTGACCCGGCTCGGCTCGCTCACCGACCTGGAGACGCTGATCGCCGCCGGTGTTCCGGTCATCACCTCCCAGTCGTTCCTCGCCTCCGAGCTGACGGGCGCGGGGTACGGCACGTCCGGGCACCTGATGACGGTCATCGGCTTCACCGCCGACGGCGACGTGATCGCCAACGACCCGGCCTCGCCCGACAACGACGCGGTACGGCGGATCTACAAGCGCCGTGAGTGGGAGAACATCTGGCTCCGCACGAAGAGGTACAACGCCGCCGGGAAGGTCGTCTCCGGCACCGGCGGGGTCTGCTACCTGTACTTCCCGGCGAAGCCCACGGCCCGCCAGCGCAAGGCCCTGGAAGCGGTGGGCGTCCGCTGAGACGCGCGCCCGGCCGGCGGCCGCCGGCCGGGCGC belongs to Streptomyces sp. V3I8 and includes:
- a CDS encoding bifunctional 3,4-dihydroxy-2-butanone-4-phosphate synthase/GTP cyclohydrolase II; amino-acid sequence: MTSAPVWYSTGHDQDTSDFALDPVEKAVADIAAGRPVVVVDDEDRENEGDLVMAAEKATPEIIAFMMSECRGLICAPMEGDELDRLQLPQMVENNTESMRTAFTVSVDAGPAFGVTTGISATDRATTLRLLAGGRAGAADLVRPGHIFPLRAKPGGVLVRNGHTEAAVDLARLAGLRPAGAIVEIAGEDGRMLRLPELIPFARKHGLTIISIEDLIAYRRTAEPTVRREAKTELPTAFGDFTAYGYRSTVDGVEHVALVHGEIGDGDDVLVRVHSECLTGDVFHSLRCDCGPQLETSLQRIQAEGRGVVVYLRGHEGRGIGLLSKLRAYELQERGRDTLDANLELGLPADARDYAAGAQILQDLGVRSLRLMTNNPDKTDALVRHGLQVTDREPMPVTAGEHNLRYLRTKRDRMGHDLPWLDTPTVSACGNQ
- the ribH gene encoding 6,7-dimethyl-8-ribityllumazine synthase; amino-acid sequence: MSGKGAPELSVRNCGDLRVAVVAAQWHEKVMDGLVDGALRALGELGIDEPTLLRVPGSFELPVVAKVLAGRGYDAVVALGVVIRGGTPHFEYVCQGVTQGLTQVSVDTGVPIGFGVLTVDTEEQALDRAGLEGSNEDKGHEAVTAAVATAATLRSVSEPWR
- a CDS encoding riboflavin synthase, translated to MFTGIVEELGEVTAVENLGDASRFRLRGPVVTEGARHGDSIAVNGVCLTVVDHEDGEFTADVMAETLNRSSLGALAVGSRVNLERPMAVGERLGGHIVQGHVDGTGEVLERKPSENWEIVKISLPADLSRYVVEKGSITVDGISLTVVDAGPDFFTVSLIPTTLDLTTLGRKQPGDPVNLEVDVIAKYVERLLGPRGEQAAALPGTGPGTGTGTDLGTGPGIQGATR
- a CDS encoding PH domain-containing protein, translating into MSDAPEPPALPVTFRPGRTRAVLLTAGAAIFVVITTVALLLEKLSPGERLSFVFTAALLFGVLVLLARPKAVADDSGVTVVNIVSARRLAWAEILQVNLRPGDPWVFLDLSDGTSLPVLGIQPGIAKQHAIRDARALRALVEAHSLGGRDGRHDEHHG
- a CDS encoding uridine kinase is translated as MFLRTAYALLRAPGPLIDLRTLAPRLLRLPPSCGPVRLVGVDGHAGSGKTTFAGRLAEALGGAPVLHLDDIATHEELFAWLDRLLREVVEPLRRGESAHYRPYDWRLRAFGPSRTLAPAPVILVEGVGAGRSALRPHLARLLWMEVPHEDAWARGRRRDGAPQRDFWEKWVPAERRHFTQDPSEPFAGLLVRQCSDGYEVLPGPAGMPVREPSVTERDGSAPMW
- the hisG gene encoding ATP phosphoribosyltransferase, producing the protein MLRIAVPNKGSLSGPAGEMLHEAGYQQRREAKELRIVDPENEVEFFYLRPRDIAIYVSSGRLDIGITGRDLLIDSAAEAEEILPLGFARSTFRFATKPGTAGSVEDLAGKTVATSYEGIVAKYLADQGVDASVVHLDGAVETAIELGVAEVIADVVETGTSLRNAGLEVFGEPIMKSEAVVIRRTGAPATEDAEPKVQQFLRRLQGVLVARTYVMMDYDCRVEQLEKAVALTPGLESPTVSPLHNEGWVAVRAMVPSKEAQRIMDDLYDIGARAILTTAIHACRL
- a CDS encoding hemolysin family protein; this encodes MSVLQLLFAGLLVLANGFFVGAEFALVSVRRSQIEPLGTARARQVMYGLENLPHMMAAAQFGITMCSLTLGAVAEPTVAHLLEPVFHAVHLPEGMIHPLGYVIALAAVVFLHLVVGEMLPKNLAMAAPEKTALWLSPGLVAFARLCKPVTITLGACARVVLKLFRVEPKDEVEAVFTSEQLNRLVEDAGQAGLLEPGEQERLEDALELGSRPVTDVLLDRESLVSVGPSVTPGQVVALTARTGYSRFPVVAENGAFMGYLHVKDVLDLEESERAVPQQVWRPMTTLSAELPLDDALTVMRRAATHLAQVADAAGRVLGLVALEDVLELLVGEVKDPAHRKPPPPRAPEPAQQALAG
- a CDS encoding nicotinamide mononucleotide transporter family protein → MNWLNSEAFTLFDQHIKWADMIGNVIGLIGLALGWRRSIWTWPVQFLSGAILLAAFATAHLSGSAGKQLVVMAVALWGYRQWNRGRGGAQDGSIAVRFATWRERGLLLGAAAVGTVAVASLFTAYPSLSWDPWPDAYIFVGTVVAMYAQARGMVEFWFAWLLVDLVGVPLNFANGFAFSGFVYIIYGALVLWGMRDWWLRSRKAGQPSLEGAPA
- a CDS encoding hemolysin family protein — encoded protein: MTIPLLLLGAAFLLILANGFFVAAEFGLVTVERPDAEKAAAEGDRRARTVVNSLKELSFQLSGTQLGITITSLVVGMLAEPALAELLHGPFTALGIPGGAVSGVAVVVGMLLASAVQMVIGELVPKNWAVSRPLQVARFVAGPQHVFSTVFRPVIAALNSVANRLVRLLGVEPAVELASARTPGELVSLARHSAQAGTLEQDTADLFVRTLSLADLTAQHVMTPRVKVSALQSSATAEDVVNLTRATGLSRFPVYRERIDEIVGMVHLKDALAVASHDRLRTPVTRIAQTPLLVPETLPVQPLLERLRNEQPIAVVVDEYGGTAGVVTLEDIVEELVGEVRDEHDGQDVPELAAAPPEDGRPAWDADGSCRVDLLLRIGLEVPEGPYETVAGLVADLLGRIPAPGDRAELPGWRLSVRQVGHYRAERVRLVRTAGAGSGPASDPVPATGSVSASAPVSAAAVEAVR
- a CDS encoding AAA family ATPase — protein: MDFGTQGPEAPADLAWLRGVDAYTMGAYPQAEEEFRTAVRMDPGMADGWLGLHALRIDTTTALLRMFRHRDRFGEQRGRHRRTLNSWYWLGWWVQPVLESPRDLLLAHASHWLDGRHVPELDRALAGLPPVDTDPQVRFLHACRAYLVKDWEQLVRHTDPLTDDPMLGIEAGLFGGMARVRLEMYGQAEPLLSSALMRCRSEQPQRKELRYWLARAHEGTGRSAAALPLYRAVHRIDPAFMDTSARLAAISEGDGYDETADLAAITLTGAGQDMLDGPDGIDPLFGAEGRDLKLSEPDLPPPGARGPGSDRVREKAVVPVAPPHLPTGPTDPALLEEALSELERMVGLEPVKRQVKALSAQLNMARLRAGQGLPVQPPKRHFVFSGPSGTGKTTVARILGRVFYALGLLGGDHLVEAQRADLVGEYLGQTAVKANELIDSAIGGVLFVDEAYALSNSGYGKGDAYGDEALQVLLKRAEDNRDHLVVILAGYPEGMDRLLAANPGLSSRFTTRVDFPSYRPLELTSIGEVLAAENGDVWDEETLDELRSISGHVVDQGWIDELGNGRFLRTLYEKSCAYRDLRLSGYPGHLTRDDLSTLRLADLMQAYGEVLSGRGPSGG
- a CDS encoding phosphoribosyl-ATP diphosphatase, which codes for MSKKTFEELFTELQHKAATGDPATSRTAELVGKGVHAIGKKVVEEAAEVWMAAEHEGKEAAAEEISQLLYHVQVMMVARGITLDDVYAHL